Proteins encoded together in one Deltaproteobacteria bacterium window:
- the fliF gene encoding flagellar M-ring protein FliF — MAINEISAQLKTLLGSMTPAKMFTLLALISITIVGFVFLLTWSGESDFQPLYSNLTPEDAGAILTRLKEKKIPYKVSTNRDAILVPSDQLYEIRLELASQGLPLGSGVGFEIFDNAKLGMSEFVQNVNYQRALQGELSRTIDRFDEVQGSRIHIVMGSKSLFVEDQEPATASVILKLAPGRTLNNGQVQAIVHLVSSSVSGLKTENVTVVDNYGKMLAGRKDRASEGPINSDQLALQEKMEKGLESRVRTMLETALGPGKAIARISCALDFRKQEKTEERYHPDDKAVRSEQILNESTGDAEVGIKGVPGFLSNTTEGQAALAQEKKSRSSGGETFNKKERTVNYEISKVTSHTVEPYPKIVRVSTAVMVDGVSTYSEGKDGKGEWKYSPRSDEEMTKLQKIVKRAVNFDSNRGDEIEVINIPFSKVDPEWGEGEQDESAGRWFAYAKQYGPSAKVIFLVTLLFCIFLFVVRPLLRWLTAGTEPKQRMLVQLPKTLSEIENEYGTSPSSKDKAVNLIASDEENSLKLVRRWLSEEKA; from the coding sequence ATGGCCATTAACGAGATTTCCGCGCAATTGAAGACACTGCTCGGGAGTATGACGCCCGCCAAGATGTTTACCCTGTTGGCCTTGATATCCATCACCATAGTGGGCTTTGTATTTTTGCTCACCTGGTCGGGGGAGTCGGATTTTCAACCTCTATACTCCAATTTAACCCCCGAGGATGCGGGGGCCATACTGACCCGATTGAAGGAAAAAAAGATCCCCTACAAGGTTTCGACCAACCGGGATGCCATTCTTGTGCCGAGCGACCAGCTATATGAAATCAGACTTGAATTGGCGTCCCAGGGCCTTCCTCTCGGCAGCGGTGTCGGTTTTGAAATTTTCGATAATGCCAAACTGGGGATGAGCGAGTTCGTTCAAAATGTGAACTACCAAAGGGCGTTGCAGGGAGAACTTTCTCGAACCATAGATAGATTTGATGAGGTCCAGGGATCGAGAATCCACATCGTAATGGGCTCAAAATCGCTGTTTGTAGAAGATCAGGAGCCGGCGACGGCATCGGTCATACTCAAACTGGCGCCGGGCAGGACGTTGAATAACGGCCAGGTTCAAGCCATCGTCCATCTGGTATCATCGAGCGTTTCCGGTCTCAAAACGGAAAATGTGACGGTGGTTGACAATTACGGGAAAATGCTGGCCGGACGGAAGGATCGCGCTTCGGAGGGACCGATAAATTCCGATCAACTGGCATTGCAGGAAAAGATGGAAAAAGGTCTGGAGAGCCGCGTGCGCACCATGCTGGAAACAGCCTTGGGCCCAGGCAAGGCCATAGCCAGAATATCTTGCGCTTTGGACTTCAGAAAACAGGAGAAGACTGAAGAGAGATATCATCCCGATGATAAGGCGGTTCGAAGCGAACAGATCCTCAATGAAAGCACAGGTGACGCCGAAGTGGGCATAAAAGGGGTGCCTGGCTTTCTCTCCAATACCACAGAGGGACAGGCGGCGCTGGCCCAGGAAAAAAAGTCACGATCCTCCGGCGGCGAGACGTTCAATAAAAAGGAACGAACCGTCAACTATGAGATCAGCAAGGTGACAAGTCACACAGTGGAACCCTATCCAAAGATCGTCAGGGTATCGACTGCCGTGATGGTTGACGGCGTGAGTACCTATAGTGAGGGGAAGGACGGGAAAGGCGAGTGGAAATATTCGCCGAGATCTGATGAGGAGATGACCAAGCTTCAGAAAATCGTCAAGAGGGCGGTGAATTTCGATTCCAACCGGGGGGACGAAATTGAAGTGATCAACATCCCATTCAGCAAGGTTGATCCTGAGTGGGGAGAAGGGGAACAGGATGAATCCGCAGGCCGTTGGTTTGCATATGCAAAACAATATGGTCCTTCTGCAAAAGTCATTTTTCTGGTTACGCTCCTCTTCTGCATTTTCCTGTTTGTGGTGAGACCCCTGTTGCGGTGGCTTACCGCCGGTACCGAACCGAAACAGAGGATGTTGGTGCAGCTTCCCAAGACCCTTTCGGAGATAGAAAACGAATATGGAACAAGCCCGTCCAGCAAGGATAAGGCGGTAAATTTGATCGCCTCGGATGAAGAGAATTCCCTCAAATTGGTGCGCCGCTGGTTGAGCGAAGAAAAGGCGTAG
- the fliE gene encoding flagellar hook-basal body complex protein FliE has protein sequence MNDITIKNRLETTIPLGVYGKQPVPSQGASFGSMLSEAIDGTDRLRKTADTAISDFASGKETDIHKTMIAMEKASISFKLMMQVRNKVIAAYQEIMRTQV, from the coding sequence ATGAATGATATCACCATCAAGAATCGGCTGGAGACAACCATTCCCCTGGGAGTATACGGAAAGCAGCCTGTACCTTCTCAAGGTGCGTCCTTCGGGAGTATGCTTTCAGAGGCCATAGATGGGACAGACCGGCTCCGAAAGACGGCTGACACCGCCATCAGCGATTTTGCTTCGGGCAAAGAAACCGATATTCACAAGACAATGATTGCCATGGAGAAAGCCAGCATTTCCTTCAAGTTAATGATGCAGGTGCGCAACAAGGTCATTGCCGCCTATCAGGAAATTATGCGAACACAGGTCTAA
- the fliG gene encoding flagellar motor switch protein FliG: protein MDPKNLPGSIKAAILIQSAGNVMSEKILGRLEDEERKLVRDHLAQMGEISPDLVEKVAEEFLQLSERIKTPRLGRPPVAPASEPDEKAPDVPTGKTSDLSALRALEPDHLLELVREEHPQTIAMILVHVNPEVASAVLSNLSDQIKADVGRRIATLDKVGAGMLDEIGKIFADVLRENEDSMSHVKGGAGLMADILNQIDAMSGEVILDEIEEFDPELAAQIKQRMFTFEDLILVDNKGLQKVLRKVESKELAISLKAASDEVKQKIFSNMSERAAQMVTEEIEMLGAVRMKDVEDAQHAITRIIQEMEDQGEVVISGRKGEQLIV from the coding sequence ATGGACCCTAAAAACCTGCCAGGCTCGATCAAGGCGGCAATACTCATTCAGTCTGCTGGAAATGTTATGTCGGAAAAAATCCTAGGCAGGCTGGAAGACGAGGAGCGAAAGCTGGTAAGAGACCATCTCGCCCAGATGGGAGAAATATCTCCCGATCTGGTGGAGAAGGTCGCAGAGGAGTTTCTTCAGCTTTCGGAACGGATAAAGACGCCGCGGCTCGGCCGCCCGCCCGTGGCACCCGCGTCAGAACCAGATGAAAAAGCGCCAGATGTTCCCACCGGAAAGACCTCCGACCTTTCCGCCTTGAGAGCCCTGGAACCGGACCATCTCCTTGAACTGGTGAGAGAGGAACACCCTCAGACCATCGCTATGATCCTGGTACATGTCAACCCGGAGGTGGCCAGCGCGGTGCTGTCCAATTTATCCGACCAAATCAAGGCCGATGTGGGGAGAAGGATCGCCACCCTGGATAAGGTCGGCGCCGGAATGCTGGATGAGATCGGAAAGATCTTCGCTGATGTATTAAGGGAAAACGAAGATTCCATGAGCCATGTGAAAGGCGGGGCCGGGCTCATGGCAGACATATTGAATCAGATCGATGCCATGTCCGGTGAAGTGATCCTGGATGAAATCGAGGAATTTGATCCAGAACTGGCAGCACAGATCAAGCAAAGAATGTTTACATTTGAAGACCTGATACTGGTTGACAACAAGGGTCTGCAAAAGGTTCTGAGAAAGGTCGAGTCCAAAGAACTGGCGATTTCCTTAAAGGCTGCGTCCGATGAAGTAAAGCAAAAGATTTTCTCAAACATGTCTGAACGGGCCGCTCAGATGGTCACCGAAGAGATCGAAATGTTGGGGGCGGTCAGGATGAAGGATGTGGAAGATGCCCAGCATGCCATAACCAGGATCATCCAGGAGATGGAAGACCAGGGTGAGGTGGTTATCAGTGGTCGGAAAGGAGAACAGCTCATTGTATAG